In a single window of the Luteolibacter yonseiensis genome:
- a CDS encoding HK97-gp10 family putative phage morphogenesis protein, whose product MKTSAVQLDIKGVKQLIRNLDDLPDALRKSAETAVLRAGAVPIRKAAKRFAGNSKDTGLLQKSISLSVKTVRGEKSARVGPRKGMRQMVTRTDKRTGKQFQEKADPSNYSHLVEYGTSHSAAKPFIRPAIDTSKGEVLNAMATGLDTHLTRVAARAARKK is encoded by the coding sequence ATGAAAACCTCCGCCGTCCAACTCGACATCAAGGGTGTCAAGCAGCTCATCCGCAATCTGGATGACCTCCCCGACGCGCTCCGCAAATCGGCGGAGACCGCGGTGTTGCGCGCCGGCGCGGTGCCGATTCGTAAGGCGGCGAAGCGTTTCGCGGGGAACTCGAAGGATACCGGCCTGCTACAGAAGTCCATCAGTCTCTCCGTGAAGACGGTGCGGGGCGAGAAGTCCGCGCGGGTGGGACCTCGCAAGGGGATGCGGCAGATGGTCACCCGGACCGATAAGCGGACCGGGAAGCAATTCCAAGAGAAGGCAGATCCGAGCAATTATTCCCATCTCGTGGAATACGGGACCAGTCATAGCGCCGCGAAACCGTTCATCCGCCCGGCGATCGACACCAGCAAGGGCGAAGTCCTCAACGCCATGGCCACCGGCCTGGATACACATCTCACCCGGGTCGCCGCGCGCGCAGCGAGAAAAAAATGA
- a CDS encoding head-tail connector protein, protein MRPQYTLVTPPTFEPITYDQAAEHLRVDSVDDQTYVQALIGVAREYVDSVTGRVSAVSGWRVIAPSWACLFGQYSDTLSLFRTPLVSVSAVKYYAAGATTLSTLPAEEYLVITGAEPGMVKFTGSLPSVADRPDAVQIEFTAGYADEAAAPNLLKHAIKLLVGHLYENRLPVAFASCQNLPWSLQAIIENQKVGGWFA, encoded by the coding sequence GTGCGCCCGCAGTACACACTAGTCACCCCGCCGACGTTCGAGCCGATCACCTATGATCAGGCTGCGGAGCATCTGCGGGTGGATTCGGTGGACGATCAGACCTATGTGCAAGCACTGATCGGTGTCGCGCGGGAGTATGTGGACAGCGTCACAGGGAGGGTTTCCGCGGTTTCGGGCTGGAGGGTCATCGCTCCGTCGTGGGCGTGCCTGTTCGGCCAATACTCGGACACCCTCAGCCTTTTCCGGACGCCGCTGGTGTCCGTCTCGGCGGTGAAATATTACGCGGCCGGCGCGACCACGCTCAGCACGCTGCCGGCGGAGGAGTATCTGGTCATCACCGGCGCGGAGCCTGGCATGGTGAAATTCACCGGTTCGCTGCCTTCGGTGGCGGACCGTCCGGACGCGGTGCAAATCGAGTTCACGGCCGGCTATGCCGACGAGGCAGCCGCGCCGAACCTCCTCAAGCACGCCATCAAACTGCTCGTGGGTCATCTCTATGAAAACCGCCTGCCGGTGGCGTTCGCGAGTTGCCAGAACCTGCCGTGGTCGCTGCAAGCGATCATCGAAAATCAGAAGGTAGGGGGGTGGTTCGCATGA
- the gp17 gene encoding tail completion protein gp17 codes for MSYQSDIYEAIKASAPLTALIGDRFFWDVADSSTTTPYIVAQTVSNDGETDFDGFRDVSFPLIQFSAWAKTKQDAIEIMSKFRTGLEGRNLPGASDVSLSFAGEQSTRDPVTKLYGEIIDYRASTNTN; via the coding sequence ATGAGCTACCAATCCGACATTTACGAAGCGATCAAGGCAAGCGCGCCGCTCACCGCGCTGATCGGAGACCGTTTCTTTTGGGACGTGGCTGACTCCTCGACGACCACTCCTTACATTGTCGCGCAAACCGTCAGCAACGATGGCGAAACCGACTTCGACGGCTTCCGGGATGTAAGCTTTCCGCTCATCCAATTCTCCGCATGGGCGAAGACCAAGCAGGACGCGATTGAGATCATGTCAAAATTCCGGACCGGCCTGGAGGGCAGGAACCTCCCGGGAGCTTCGGACGTCTCGCTTTCCTTCGCCGGCGAGCAGTCCACCCGCGACCCCGTCACCAAACTTTACGGCGAAATCATCGACTACCGCGCATCCACCAACACGAACTGA
- a CDS encoding phage head closure protein has protein sequence MNPGKMDRRIRLQKRTFSRDTTGSNVETWADNAGVWAEDVKQGGGESVIADADRGQDTRQFRIRHRDMNAQDYRVSYDGKIYEIRNIQEEGRKNTLLLDTVATQGIP, from the coding sequence ATGAATCCGGGCAAAATGGACCGGCGGATCCGCCTGCAGAAGCGCACGTTTTCGCGGGACACGACCGGTAGCAACGTCGAGACGTGGGCGGACAACGCCGGCGTTTGGGCGGAGGACGTGAAGCAGGGCGGTGGGGAATCCGTCATCGCCGATGCGGACCGAGGCCAGGACACCCGACAATTCCGGATCCGTCACCGTGACATGAATGCGCAGGACTACCGCGTTTCCTACGACGGGAAAATCTACGAGATCCGGAACATCCAGGAGGAAGGCCGGAAAAACACCCTCCTCCTCGACACGGTCGCAACCCAGGGAATTCCATGA